In Helianthus annuus cultivar XRQ/B chromosome 9, HanXRQr2.0-SUNRISE, whole genome shotgun sequence, the following are encoded in one genomic region:
- the LOC110874900 gene encoding uncharacterized protein LOC110874900 — protein sequence MGFSPPCPPPSPPRPPFPPTPSSSQTATTRRPRRPTRRQNKDPISCYLSQFFYIFNSLPSSSSPLQCTSVDLQPHLCPTSVDLQSTAIIVSPETPIVAITTVRSHHDRSQQPPSMNNSQSEAEQATAQAKAEALEKTSQLMEQASNAAQSA from the exons atgggcTTCTCCCCACCCTGTCCGCCTCCGTCGCCGCCCCGCCCTCCATTTCCCCCCACCCCGTCGTCGTCCCAAACGGCAACAACCAGACGTCCTCGACGACCCACTAGAAGACAAAACAAAGATCCAATCTCTTGTTACCTTTCCCAATTCTTTTACATCTTCAACTCACTTCCATCATCTTCATCCCCATTACAGTGCACCTCCGTCGATCTCCAACCTCATCTATGTCCCACCTCCGTCGACCTCCAGTCCACCGCAATCATCGTTTCACCGGAGACCCCAATTGTAGCCATCACCACCGTTCGCAGCCACCACGACCGCTCGCAACAACCACCATC GATGAACAACTCTCAGAGTGAAGCAGAACAGGCAACTGCCCAGGCTAAGGCCGAAGCTCTG GAAAAGACCAGTCAGCTGATGGAGCAAGCCAGCAATGCTGCACAGTCCGCCTAA